The following proteins are encoded in a genomic region of Hirundo rustica isolate bHirRus1 chromosome 3, bHirRus1.pri.v3, whole genome shotgun sequence:
- the ETAA1 gene encoding ewing's tumor-associated antigen 1 isoform X3 → MPGSRRRGLSLRPPALRRRSGGGEEQLTRRRAELPAEEGAVESGAGRGLPAGEAACSPRAAEPCLHKTPKRSLSRKSRIPTFSSPINDAETQQEIFWDSHSPIAHKLGSGKTKQSTRTCAVEISEIVNRIAPQDEKAACNEDSLLGTWIGEDAIPCTPLAVKGRARTKLSCTRDLKIKNPEEELMKLAKEFDKNLVELDAVQEEEKLGHNLIQITSEPSSNSKDEIKTKNQESLLGEGSETDTVASLEPVGQSTGIPVAEPCQSSSQKSVDLEAEVALHALFDSSTQKCSGQLSQGLSDISLNNSFHKIKSTLVEENLPEKAEATQHGNSESYLKDTLFAVGSVVQTVPKPDADTLTKRNPPYLKTQLVASAKLAGVVNDDFDDWDQDLLADDSFVMQITQNPELISTEEPPQIPANPFVHDFSDASRAKQRSSSNSVTLLGTVNKSNSLQYSPLNHSNKNSQNVVKLLSLQKPCKTENSKTETKALHGKCDVKTDKIESVWKSTQNSDLNPISVSVQSEMKHGNEFTKPKSDALPFFPSRSNPHRQPAGKPGSNTHTVSCQSSSVSTNMKPNDLTKVVNQANTGPSNQVEIPKKYPLSFDDWNEPKFSDEVLGMFCGSDGLWDANCEDDELLYQVCDDIEKQTQTQDVKQGSEKTKTFQGAGVNSRSNTDNILPASKQGLPDLLLVQKTSAKQEVLSLNDSCRNSSKTVRGLATTGHVVSCKNISNPQTLVSGPSVECKSTLPKNCHQDASEDTAKTVSGKWYRSNSVPAREPGSEGLEGSKNQVNVTLHSKLDNKKSPFKRHLSESFAQATSASVVEQKNRKCSQEEIERKKQEALARRKSRTQAFFKDA, encoded by the exons ATGCCCGGTAGCCGGCGGAGGGGGCTGTCCCTCAGGCCCCCCGCCCTGAGGAggcgcagcggcggcggcgaggaGCAGCTCACTCGGCGGCGGGCGGAGCTCCCCGCGGAGGAGGGGGCGGTGGAAAGCGGCGCGGGCCGAGGCCTGCCCGCCGGGGAGGCGGCGTGCTCGCCCCGCGCTGCAG AGCCATGTTTACATAAGACACCAAAGAGATCGTTGAGTAGGAAATCCCGAATACCTACTTTCAGCTCTCCTATTAATGATGCTGAGACACAGCAGGAAATCTTTTGGGATTCTCATTCACCAATTGCACACAAACTAG GCAGTGGAAAAACCAAGCAGTCTACCAGGACATGCGCAGTAGAAATCTCAGAAATTGTCAATCGCATTGCTCCTCAG GATGAAAAAGCAGCCTGTAATGAAGACTCCCTTTTAGGAACATGGATTGGTGAGGATGCTATTCCCTGTACACCTCTAGCAGTTAAAGGGCGAGCTAGGACAAAGTTAAGCTGTACAAG agatcttaaaataaaaaatcctgaagAGGAGCTCATGAAATTGGCTAAGGAGTTTGATAAAAATCTAGTAGAGTTAGATGCTGTTCAGGAAGAGGAGAAGCTTGGTCACAACTTGATCCAGATCACCTCAGAGCCTTCAAGTAATTctaaagatgaaataaaaacgAAGAACCAGGAATCACTCCTTGGTGAAGGTTCTGAAACAGATACTGTTGCGTCCCTGGAACCAGTTGGACAAAGCACTGGCATCCCTGTGGCAGAGCCCTGTCAGTCCAGCAGTCAAAAGTCTGTAGACCTTGAGGCTGAAGTAGCCCTTCATGCTCTTTTTGACTCCTCTACCCAGAAGTGCAGTGGACAGTTGAGCCAAGGACTGTCagatatttctttaaataatagttttcataaaattaaaagtacCTTGGTGGAGGAGAACCTTCCTGAGAAAGCTGAAGCCACTCAGCATGGTAATTCAGAGTCATATCTAAAAGATACTCTGTTTGCAGTAGGAAGCGTGGTCCAGACTGTACCAAAACCTGATGCTGACACCCTGACAAAAAGAAATCCTCCTTACCTGAAGACACAATTGGTGGCCTCTGCTAAGCTTGCTGGAGTAGTTAATGATGACTTTGATGACTGGGATCAGGATCTTTTGGCAGATGACTCTTTTGTGATGCAAATAACCCAAAATCCTGAATTGATAAGTACTGAAGAACCACCACAAATTCCTGCAAATCCATTTGTGCACGATTTCAGTGATGCTagcagagcaaagcaaagaagTAGTAGCAATTCAGTAACTCTTTTGGGGACTGTAAACAAATCTAACAGTTTGCAATATTCACCTTTGAACCATTCTAATAAAAACTCACAAAATGTTGTAAAATTACTGTCTTTACAAAAGCCATGTAAGACAGAAAACTCAAAGACGGAGACCAAGGCCTTGCATGGCAAATGTGATGTTAAGACAGATAAAATTGAATCTGTTTGGAAGAGTACCCAAAATAGTGATTTGAACcctatttctgtttcagtgcaATCTGAAATGAAGCATGGAAATGAATTCACTAAGCCTAAAAGCGatgctcttcctttttttccttcaagatcTAACCCTCATAGACAACCAGCAGGAAAACCTGGGAGTAACACTCATACTGTTTCCTGTCAGTCATCCAGTGTTTCTACCAACATGAAACCTAATGATCTAACCAAAGTGGTTAACCAAGCTAATACAGGTCCCTCAAATCAAGTTGAAATACCAAAGAAATATCCTCTGTCATTTGATGACTGGAATGAACCGAAATTCTCTGATGAGGTATTAGGTATGTTTTGTGGATCTGATGGTCTTTGGGATGCAAACTGTGAGGATGATGAATTGTTATATCAGGTGTGTGATGATATAGAAAAGCAAACTCAGACCCAGGATGTTAAACAAGGAAGTGAAAAAACTAAAACTTTTCAAGGAGCCGGCGTTAATTCCAGATCAAATACTGATAACATCTTGCCAGCATCTAAACAAGGACTACCTGATCTCCTCTTGGTACAAAAAACAAGTGCAAAACAGGAGGTCCTCTCACTAAATGATTCCTGTAGGAATTCATCAAAGACAGTGCGTGGGCTGGCCACAACAGGTCATGTAGTGAGCTGTAAGAACATCTCAAATCCTCAGACTCTGGTCTCGGGTCCTTCTGTGGAATGTAAAAGCACACTGCCTAAAAACTGTCACCAAGATGCTTCTGAAGATACTGCAAAGACTGTTTCAGGGAAATGGTACAGGTCAAATTCTGTGCCAGCAAGAGAGCCAGGTTCTGAA GGTTTGGAAGGAAGCAAGAATCAGGTGAATGTGACTTTGCACAGCAAGCTCGACAATAAGAAATCACCTTTCAAGAGGCACCTTTCAGAGTCTTTTGCACAGGCAACATCAG CGTCTGTGGtggaacaaaaaaatagaaaatgttctCAAGAGgagattgaaagaaaaaaacaagaagcTCTTGCACGAAGAAAATCCAGAACACAGGCATTCTTTAAAGATGCTTGA
- the ETAA1 gene encoding ewing's tumor-associated antigen 1 isoform X1, protein MPGSRRRGLSLRPPALRRRSGGGEEQLTRRRAELPAEEGAVESGAGRGLPAGEAACSPRAAEPCLHKTPKRSLSRKSRIPTFSSPINDAETQQEIFWDSHSPIAHKLGSGKTKQSTRTCAVEISEIVNRIAPQDEKAACNEDSLLGTWIGEDAIPCTPLAVKGRARTKLSCTRDLKIKNPEEELMKLAKEFDKNLVELDAVQEEEKLGHNLIQITSEPSSNSKDEIKTKNQESLLGEGSETDTVASLEPVGQSTGIPVAEPCQSSSQKSVDLEAEVALHALFDSSTQKCSGQLSQGLSDISLNNSFHKIKSTLVEENLPEKAEATQHGNSESYLKDTLFAVGSVVQTVPKPDADTLTKRNPPYLKTQLVASAKLAGVVNDDFDDWDQDLLADDSFVMQITQNPELISTEEPPQIPANPFVHDFSDASRAKQRSSSNSVTLLGTVNKSNSLQYSPLNHSNKNSQNVVKLLSLQKPCKTENSKTETKALHGKCDVKTDKIESVWKSTQNSDLNPISVSVQSEMKHGNEFTKPKSDALPFFPSRSNPHRQPAGKPGSNTHTVSCQSSSVSTNMKPNDLTKVVNQANTGPSNQVEIPKKYPLSFDDWNEPKFSDEVLGMFCGSDGLWDANCEDDELLYQVCDDIEKQTQTQDVKQGSEKTKTFQGAGVNSRSNTDNILPASKQGLPDLLLVQKTSAKQEVLSLNDSCRNSSKTVRGLATTGHVVSCKNISNPQTLVSGPSVECKSTLPKNCHQDASEDTAKTVSGKWYRSNSVPAREPGSEVSPVNGVNIFSRKALDSSHFLSNVGKIQSSSSGNKTSLVPSKFKFRKINNSQGGLCVGSENPGNHSGIGITLQGLEGSKNQVNVTLHSKLDNKKSPFKRHLSESFAQATSASVVEQKNRKCSQEEIERKKQEALARRKSRTQAFFKDA, encoded by the exons ATGCCCGGTAGCCGGCGGAGGGGGCTGTCCCTCAGGCCCCCCGCCCTGAGGAggcgcagcggcggcggcgaggaGCAGCTCACTCGGCGGCGGGCGGAGCTCCCCGCGGAGGAGGGGGCGGTGGAAAGCGGCGCGGGCCGAGGCCTGCCCGCCGGGGAGGCGGCGTGCTCGCCCCGCGCTGCAG AGCCATGTTTACATAAGACACCAAAGAGATCGTTGAGTAGGAAATCCCGAATACCTACTTTCAGCTCTCCTATTAATGATGCTGAGACACAGCAGGAAATCTTTTGGGATTCTCATTCACCAATTGCACACAAACTAG GCAGTGGAAAAACCAAGCAGTCTACCAGGACATGCGCAGTAGAAATCTCAGAAATTGTCAATCGCATTGCTCCTCAG GATGAAAAAGCAGCCTGTAATGAAGACTCCCTTTTAGGAACATGGATTGGTGAGGATGCTATTCCCTGTACACCTCTAGCAGTTAAAGGGCGAGCTAGGACAAAGTTAAGCTGTACAAG agatcttaaaataaaaaatcctgaagAGGAGCTCATGAAATTGGCTAAGGAGTTTGATAAAAATCTAGTAGAGTTAGATGCTGTTCAGGAAGAGGAGAAGCTTGGTCACAACTTGATCCAGATCACCTCAGAGCCTTCAAGTAATTctaaagatgaaataaaaacgAAGAACCAGGAATCACTCCTTGGTGAAGGTTCTGAAACAGATACTGTTGCGTCCCTGGAACCAGTTGGACAAAGCACTGGCATCCCTGTGGCAGAGCCCTGTCAGTCCAGCAGTCAAAAGTCTGTAGACCTTGAGGCTGAAGTAGCCCTTCATGCTCTTTTTGACTCCTCTACCCAGAAGTGCAGTGGACAGTTGAGCCAAGGACTGTCagatatttctttaaataatagttttcataaaattaaaagtacCTTGGTGGAGGAGAACCTTCCTGAGAAAGCTGAAGCCACTCAGCATGGTAATTCAGAGTCATATCTAAAAGATACTCTGTTTGCAGTAGGAAGCGTGGTCCAGACTGTACCAAAACCTGATGCTGACACCCTGACAAAAAGAAATCCTCCTTACCTGAAGACACAATTGGTGGCCTCTGCTAAGCTTGCTGGAGTAGTTAATGATGACTTTGATGACTGGGATCAGGATCTTTTGGCAGATGACTCTTTTGTGATGCAAATAACCCAAAATCCTGAATTGATAAGTACTGAAGAACCACCACAAATTCCTGCAAATCCATTTGTGCACGATTTCAGTGATGCTagcagagcaaagcaaagaagTAGTAGCAATTCAGTAACTCTTTTGGGGACTGTAAACAAATCTAACAGTTTGCAATATTCACCTTTGAACCATTCTAATAAAAACTCACAAAATGTTGTAAAATTACTGTCTTTACAAAAGCCATGTAAGACAGAAAACTCAAAGACGGAGACCAAGGCCTTGCATGGCAAATGTGATGTTAAGACAGATAAAATTGAATCTGTTTGGAAGAGTACCCAAAATAGTGATTTGAACcctatttctgtttcagtgcaATCTGAAATGAAGCATGGAAATGAATTCACTAAGCCTAAAAGCGatgctcttcctttttttccttcaagatcTAACCCTCATAGACAACCAGCAGGAAAACCTGGGAGTAACACTCATACTGTTTCCTGTCAGTCATCCAGTGTTTCTACCAACATGAAACCTAATGATCTAACCAAAGTGGTTAACCAAGCTAATACAGGTCCCTCAAATCAAGTTGAAATACCAAAGAAATATCCTCTGTCATTTGATGACTGGAATGAACCGAAATTCTCTGATGAGGTATTAGGTATGTTTTGTGGATCTGATGGTCTTTGGGATGCAAACTGTGAGGATGATGAATTGTTATATCAGGTGTGTGATGATATAGAAAAGCAAACTCAGACCCAGGATGTTAAACAAGGAAGTGAAAAAACTAAAACTTTTCAAGGAGCCGGCGTTAATTCCAGATCAAATACTGATAACATCTTGCCAGCATCTAAACAAGGACTACCTGATCTCCTCTTGGTACAAAAAACAAGTGCAAAACAGGAGGTCCTCTCACTAAATGATTCCTGTAGGAATTCATCAAAGACAGTGCGTGGGCTGGCCACAACAGGTCATGTAGTGAGCTGTAAGAACATCTCAAATCCTCAGACTCTGGTCTCGGGTCCTTCTGTGGAATGTAAAAGCACACTGCCTAAAAACTGTCACCAAGATGCTTCTGAAGATACTGCAAAGACTGTTTCAGGGAAATGGTACAGGTCAAATTCTGTGCCAGCAAGAGAGCCAGGTTCTGAAGTAAGTCCTGTTAATGgagtaaatatttttagtagAAAAGCACTTGACAGCTCACATTTCTTGTCTAATGTGGGAAAGATTCAAAGTAGCAGCTCTGGTAACAAAACTTCACTTGTGCCTTCAAAGTTTAAGTTCCGAAAGATTAACAATTCTCAGGGTGGTCTTTGTGTAGGGTCTGAAAATCCAGGGAATCATTCTGGCATTGGAATTACTCTGCAGGGTTTGGAAGGAAGCAAGAATCAGGTGAATGTGACTTTGCACAGCAAGCTCGACAATAAGAAATCACCTTTCAAGAGGCACCTTTCAGAGTCTTTTGCACAGGCAACATCAG CGTCTGTGGtggaacaaaaaaatagaaaatgttctCAAGAGgagattgaaagaaaaaaacaagaagcTCTTGCACGAAGAAAATCCAGAACACAGGCATTCTTTAAAGATGCTTGA
- the ETAA1 gene encoding ewing's tumor-associated antigen 1 isoform X2: MGSSGRERHGAPGTGPSESRKVEPCLHKTPKRSLSRKSRIPTFSSPINDAETQQEIFWDSHSPIAHKLGSGKTKQSTRTCAVEISEIVNRIAPQDEKAACNEDSLLGTWIGEDAIPCTPLAVKGRARTKLSCTRDLKIKNPEEELMKLAKEFDKNLVELDAVQEEEKLGHNLIQITSEPSSNSKDEIKTKNQESLLGEGSETDTVASLEPVGQSTGIPVAEPCQSSSQKSVDLEAEVALHALFDSSTQKCSGQLSQGLSDISLNNSFHKIKSTLVEENLPEKAEATQHGNSESYLKDTLFAVGSVVQTVPKPDADTLTKRNPPYLKTQLVASAKLAGVVNDDFDDWDQDLLADDSFVMQITQNPELISTEEPPQIPANPFVHDFSDASRAKQRSSSNSVTLLGTVNKSNSLQYSPLNHSNKNSQNVVKLLSLQKPCKTENSKTETKALHGKCDVKTDKIESVWKSTQNSDLNPISVSVQSEMKHGNEFTKPKSDALPFFPSRSNPHRQPAGKPGSNTHTVSCQSSSVSTNMKPNDLTKVVNQANTGPSNQVEIPKKYPLSFDDWNEPKFSDEVLGMFCGSDGLWDANCEDDELLYQVCDDIEKQTQTQDVKQGSEKTKTFQGAGVNSRSNTDNILPASKQGLPDLLLVQKTSAKQEVLSLNDSCRNSSKTVRGLATTGHVVSCKNISNPQTLVSGPSVECKSTLPKNCHQDASEDTAKTVSGKWYRSNSVPAREPGSEVSPVNGVNIFSRKALDSSHFLSNVGKIQSSSSGNKTSLVPSKFKFRKINNSQGGLCVGSENPGNHSGIGITLQGLEGSKNQVNVTLHSKLDNKKSPFKRHLSESFAQATSASVVEQKNRKCSQEEIERKKQEALARRKSRTQAFFKDA, from the exons ATGGGCTCCTCAGGAcgagagagacatggagctcctggaacaGGTCCATCAGAGAGCCGCAAAGTTG AGCCATGTTTACATAAGACACCAAAGAGATCGTTGAGTAGGAAATCCCGAATACCTACTTTCAGCTCTCCTATTAATGATGCTGAGACACAGCAGGAAATCTTTTGGGATTCTCATTCACCAATTGCACACAAACTAG GCAGTGGAAAAACCAAGCAGTCTACCAGGACATGCGCAGTAGAAATCTCAGAAATTGTCAATCGCATTGCTCCTCAG GATGAAAAAGCAGCCTGTAATGAAGACTCCCTTTTAGGAACATGGATTGGTGAGGATGCTATTCCCTGTACACCTCTAGCAGTTAAAGGGCGAGCTAGGACAAAGTTAAGCTGTACAAG agatcttaaaataaaaaatcctgaagAGGAGCTCATGAAATTGGCTAAGGAGTTTGATAAAAATCTAGTAGAGTTAGATGCTGTTCAGGAAGAGGAGAAGCTTGGTCACAACTTGATCCAGATCACCTCAGAGCCTTCAAGTAATTctaaagatgaaataaaaacgAAGAACCAGGAATCACTCCTTGGTGAAGGTTCTGAAACAGATACTGTTGCGTCCCTGGAACCAGTTGGACAAAGCACTGGCATCCCTGTGGCAGAGCCCTGTCAGTCCAGCAGTCAAAAGTCTGTAGACCTTGAGGCTGAAGTAGCCCTTCATGCTCTTTTTGACTCCTCTACCCAGAAGTGCAGTGGACAGTTGAGCCAAGGACTGTCagatatttctttaaataatagttttcataaaattaaaagtacCTTGGTGGAGGAGAACCTTCCTGAGAAAGCTGAAGCCACTCAGCATGGTAATTCAGAGTCATATCTAAAAGATACTCTGTTTGCAGTAGGAAGCGTGGTCCAGACTGTACCAAAACCTGATGCTGACACCCTGACAAAAAGAAATCCTCCTTACCTGAAGACACAATTGGTGGCCTCTGCTAAGCTTGCTGGAGTAGTTAATGATGACTTTGATGACTGGGATCAGGATCTTTTGGCAGATGACTCTTTTGTGATGCAAATAACCCAAAATCCTGAATTGATAAGTACTGAAGAACCACCACAAATTCCTGCAAATCCATTTGTGCACGATTTCAGTGATGCTagcagagcaaagcaaagaagTAGTAGCAATTCAGTAACTCTTTTGGGGACTGTAAACAAATCTAACAGTTTGCAATATTCACCTTTGAACCATTCTAATAAAAACTCACAAAATGTTGTAAAATTACTGTCTTTACAAAAGCCATGTAAGACAGAAAACTCAAAGACGGAGACCAAGGCCTTGCATGGCAAATGTGATGTTAAGACAGATAAAATTGAATCTGTTTGGAAGAGTACCCAAAATAGTGATTTGAACcctatttctgtttcagtgcaATCTGAAATGAAGCATGGAAATGAATTCACTAAGCCTAAAAGCGatgctcttcctttttttccttcaagatcTAACCCTCATAGACAACCAGCAGGAAAACCTGGGAGTAACACTCATACTGTTTCCTGTCAGTCATCCAGTGTTTCTACCAACATGAAACCTAATGATCTAACCAAAGTGGTTAACCAAGCTAATACAGGTCCCTCAAATCAAGTTGAAATACCAAAGAAATATCCTCTGTCATTTGATGACTGGAATGAACCGAAATTCTCTGATGAGGTATTAGGTATGTTTTGTGGATCTGATGGTCTTTGGGATGCAAACTGTGAGGATGATGAATTGTTATATCAGGTGTGTGATGATATAGAAAAGCAAACTCAGACCCAGGATGTTAAACAAGGAAGTGAAAAAACTAAAACTTTTCAAGGAGCCGGCGTTAATTCCAGATCAAATACTGATAACATCTTGCCAGCATCTAAACAAGGACTACCTGATCTCCTCTTGGTACAAAAAACAAGTGCAAAACAGGAGGTCCTCTCACTAAATGATTCCTGTAGGAATTCATCAAAGACAGTGCGTGGGCTGGCCACAACAGGTCATGTAGTGAGCTGTAAGAACATCTCAAATCCTCAGACTCTGGTCTCGGGTCCTTCTGTGGAATGTAAAAGCACACTGCCTAAAAACTGTCACCAAGATGCTTCTGAAGATACTGCAAAGACTGTTTCAGGGAAATGGTACAGGTCAAATTCTGTGCCAGCAAGAGAGCCAGGTTCTGAAGTAAGTCCTGTTAATGgagtaaatatttttagtagAAAAGCACTTGACAGCTCACATTTCTTGTCTAATGTGGGAAAGATTCAAAGTAGCAGCTCTGGTAACAAAACTTCACTTGTGCCTTCAAAGTTTAAGTTCCGAAAGATTAACAATTCTCAGGGTGGTCTTTGTGTAGGGTCTGAAAATCCAGGGAATCATTCTGGCATTGGAATTACTCTGCAGGGTTTGGAAGGAAGCAAGAATCAGGTGAATGTGACTTTGCACAGCAAGCTCGACAATAAGAAATCACCTTTCAAGAGGCACCTTTCAGAGTCTTTTGCACAGGCAACATCAG CGTCTGTGGtggaacaaaaaaatagaaaatgttctCAAGAGgagattgaaagaaaaaaacaagaagcTCTTGCACGAAGAAAATCCAGAACACAGGCATTCTTTAAAGATGCTTGA